cagggtgacgtccagtttcaataataatattttgtgatccttctgatgattgttgggaactgaaatatttaaaacaatatgatattgaaatacacaaaaaaaaaaaatttaagtgtggcttcaatatactcatgaactcaaatcttagttaattattgcaatatatgactaaagatttgcaagtataaattttattaataaatttttctatattaattccttcatgaataataaaagaatccttaattgaagataatattaatataatttatataaattattaatatgattaatatgaatataattaattaaatataaaaatataataattacatttatggagacttgaaaaatacgatctacttactgatgacttggtagtataccatagtgtagtttcactttctttgcacaaggttgatcactttgatcttctgagttatcactgtcacacatattttattgtcaaaaattaaaatgaaaaattaaataaaacgcaggttatgtgtaccgtagtaaacaacaacgtcgaactgagtgagaagccacgccgtacactctactacacagaatatagataggcataccttagtatagcctggcgaatgctcgccacggcaagtatcgccaggccaacgattcagtttaggggtgcgcctatagatgtttcacatcaaaaatgaAGCATCTCATTGACGAAGGCAAGCCGATTGTCTACCAAGATGAGACTTGGACATATCGACGAGGAACAGGGAAGTCGAAAGAGTGGCAGGACAGTGATGTCTGGAGccaggaatgaaaaaatctcagTCAGGAATGATTCGACTGGTGACCGGTACCTGATCTGTCATGCTGGCGGGAGGAGTGGTTTGGTTCCGGAATGCTCGCTATTCTACCGTACAGCTGTCAAACCAAGACCAGATGACGATTATCATGGTGACATGAATGGAGGACTATTCCAGAAATGGTTCAAGGAAAGACTTGTCCCCAACATACGGGAGCCATCGATAATCGTCATGGACAATGCATCGTATCACTTCCAACGAGTAGGTCTATTTTTACGGCGCGCAAGATTTTGTagataatgaaataaagaaatgGAACAGGTGTTGGTCGATGGAGAATTTGATTCTCCATAGAGCAGCTTAAGTTCAATCCTTCATGATAATTACAAGGAGAGAGAGCAATTTTAATACCAGCCCGAATCATCGGAGGTCAGTATGTATTATTCACGGTGTCCGGAAATTCAGCGTCTAAATGTTACCTCGAACTTGGGGGTGGCGTTCTGGATCGAAAGCTCCCGAGCAACTTTGCGATCAGCCGCGCCCTCTTCAATATTTTGGGGGATGATTTTGACCAATTAGGAGTGCGAGAAACCAGAACGCACGACGGTGAATACAGCAGGAATGTGTCCCTCCTCCCTTTATCAATATTAAGGGGTAAAACCAAGGACGATCGACGGAGGATTTACTTCCCCAACGAATGCCCTTGGTGTCATTACTTAATATTAATTAGGGGAGCAGTTATCTATTTTTAAGTGGCGAGCCGGCGAATGGAGATTGAAATCTCCACAATTTTCGTCCTTGTCGGCATGTGACCCGTGGTTTTTCTTGTGAAATAATGACGATTAGGGGATGAAATGGGTATCAATCGATGTGGAATTTAATTCCCCAGCGAATGCCTTTGGTTTCATCACTTAATATTAATTAGGGGAGAAGCATCACCCGCCTATTCAACTCACCGTCGTGCGTCTGGTGATTCCGCGCCCCTGATTCGTTGAACTTCAACCccgaataagttgaagagggtgagTCTGATCTTCAAGTTGCTCATAACTTTTCGATTCAGAATTCCATCCTCATCTTTGTTTCGAAGTTTAGACGTTGGGTTTTGAGACAACCTGTATTGATTGCTGCCTTTGTTACCGAGATTAAAGAATGCgacaattttgtttattttccgCTCCTTGTTTCCTTTGCAGGTACATCAAAATCCTACGCAAAAATGGACAATTGCCCAGATCCAGAAGTGGTTGGATGATCATAACATTAGTTATGAACCAGGGACTACCAAAAAGGAGTTATTGGTCATTGTTCAACTCAACAAGCCTGAAGTTCGTTACCAACTGGATGATTATGTTGCGAAATATACTGATCATGAGATTGTTCGTTTGCCTCCATACCATTCAATCTATAATCCGATTGAAATGGTTTGGTCACAAATGAAGCGATATTATGATAAGAATATTGGTCGCAACAATGATTATTCACACAAAATGGCTGAAACGATCTGGGCAGAGGCATTGGCATGCGTTTCTGTAGAGCAATGGGAAAACTATTGCCGTTATACTGGAACCAGAATCTTGGAGGACTATGCTCGAGAGGTATCAGATGACTGTAATAGAGAAGCCTATCAGATCCAAATTGTTTGTGATGAGGATGACGATGACAATGGTGATGACGATGGTGAAGATGGTGCTGACGCAGATAATTTCACCGGAATGCAAGTGACCGTCGACCTTGATTCACGGATTTATAATTCAGCTTCTTTGGAGATGAATCTGGGATCGGTTCGTCGATCCTTGTTAACTGCGTTTGAATCGGAAATGGTATCTATCGAGGAATCCAttcaataaaagaaatattgtGAGAGAAACATTCACGTGATTGTGATGAAAATCACTATTTCAGCTGGCAGATCCACCCCAAAGTGATGAAGACATGGTAGCAGGTATTCAGATGGAAACTGATTCCGCAGACCATTCTGTATTACCTGCGATTCCTCCATCGGATTCGACAAATTGTTCCCCGAGGAGTTTAGATTATGTGAGCTCGCGTAACCTCTCagattttaaatgaaatttcggCCCTTGATGCCTATAACATAGTGACATTTGGGAATACCGATTAAAGCGGAAGggtgaatatattttgtttcaaGGAAtctcaaaaagttaatgaagtCGGGATGGAATGCAGCAGGCCGTCAAGAGCCATCACGGATTCTGTGCTGGTACGAATACCAGATCCAGAAAAAGATCGAAGACCTCACTGGTCCTCATTGATGGACAGAAAAGGAGTTGTAGAATTGGCAACATCGATGAATGGGGTATTACTTCACCAGTCTGCCAGATTTCACCAGGCCCACGAACGTTTTCCGGTAGAGCGCAGAAATTCCCAGTGGACACCAAATGCGGTGGTGGCGATAGCAGTGCTACTTGGATCCCAAGTTAATGTTACACGAGATCTTCTGGATCAGATCTTGATAGATGGTGACAGACTTTATGTTGACTCACGAACTGAGAGAAGCATCGTTTATCAACCTCTATCACCAGAAGATCTCCAAAACAGATTCACGGCATGTGGTCACGCGTTTACCATCGGTGTTTATTTGAATTCTCAAGGGTTTCTGTCTTCAGAAACTACCCTACACGAGATCAGTGAAAGTATCTCGTCAAATGCCGCTGTTTCTCAGCACGAACTTGAGCGGACAGGGTTTTTATATATTTCGGAAGGCAAAACGGTTGCTTATATCATTTCTCCACAAAATCCCAATTGTACTcgccaatatttttatttgttcaatcTACATGCAGTAGACAACAATAATCATTTCCCTCGAAGTGCCAGAAAAGGAGCCGCAAGATTATTCCGATGCCTGTCAGCGAATGACCTGGCTCAGCTTCTGCTGACCCAAAATTATGCCAGAAGGAATGGATGGCAAATGTatagaattaaaattgaaaacagtACGAAATAGTATATTTAGTAACGGACCTGAATAAGGTTTTTTTAGCAATGGTTAAACATACTATTTTTAATAAAGTTcatattataatttatcaaatgtGTAACACgaggttttttaattatcatttttcaaattttttggcaGGGTAAAAGGTTTGTTGTGGGagaacttatttatttatgagcggcggtttttttattgaaaaactgAAGATTAGGGGCTGAAATCGCTATCAATCGACGGGAAATTACATTCCCCAGcgaatgcccttggtttcatcccttcatATAAATTAGGGGAGAAGTTATGAATTTGTAAACGGCGAGTCGGCGATTGGAGAGTGAAATCTCCATGATTTTCACCCTTGTCAGCATGTTTCCCGCCGTGTTCcttttaaaataatgaagattCAGGGTTGAAATGCTCTCCAGGAGATTGAGTGATAACTGGATGCAGTAGTAAGctacatatttttaataattgtttagTAAACTTGGTAGATCCCTTTAAAATAATATCGCTCTTTAGCGCCCTTCCATAaagttttctctttttttttcattatttttcatgtccaTTCAAGTGGTTCCCACAACGCAAAATTAGTCCCAAACGTTAATGTATTTTAagttaaaaagataaaatttttccaaaagttGACGTTCGTTAGATAGTCCGCGCGGGCCTTAATTTATATTGTTTTTGTGGCGATGCCGAATGGATCTTTATGacgaattaaattaaatatttgtttatatatacatatattatattatatccttACATATTAATGAAACAAGGCAGAAATAACGAAATGcaataattatcttaattttcTCAGCCCCGGACCgctctataaacgagacgaaggaGACGGTTTGAGTCACCTACTGAGCGCGTCGccaggtggcggatagggGGAAAGCCGGAGTATGAGTGGCACCTCGGGACCAGAGACAGGAGGCTGAAAAGAGCACCTGAATCTGGATTTCTGGGGCACACTTCAGATACCGGCTAGCGACGgctataacgtcgacctacggGAGTAAagacccgtcaggaagacccaaggcatcgccgcggaccagactccccaagcAAAGGTGGATgtaatcgtgccgagggctgaatggcactggggtaCAGTGTCTggaacgatacccttggggaacctggcagcaccccattgtatccATGCCTTACTCccgcatccaggctctgcgggggtggactttctCTTCCTGGATACTCGTGGGAATAACATGGACCCAAAtactaataaaaattttaacgccgatgacAGTGCCCTCTCTGAGGGAACGACAGAGGCTTGTAGGGCAGAGGAGCTGATGATCTGCGCTAGGGCCCCGGAAAGGGAACAAGCGCAGATGGAGGTAGAGGGggagccagcctcagaggggcctaccagtggtgggcccgctgtcgctgaccctacccAGGGGAAGAGAAGAAAGGGTAGGACGGGCGCGGAGAAGCACAGAgcccgccaggctaggctgaaaACCGAGGCAtcgcgggatcagcaatcCCCGCAGGTAATGACCGCGTCTGAGGGtaaggaggaacaggggacagggcccaagaggcccaggtcctcCGGTTCCACTCCCACGGATGTGGCCATGCCCGCGAAGAGAGCGCGGGCGATGGAAGGACTGGGAGCAGTTTCCTTCAgagaggcggcgaagggtggaggcagggtggccgtagtgccaactggccatccCGAGCTGTCCCTGACAAGGGAGCAGGCCAATCTGGTCCAGGAGGCGCTGGTGACAGCACTGTTCGGGGCTGACCTAGACGGTCAGCTTCCGAGCTTTGATGGCCACTGGTTTGATGATggcgtgctgtgggtggcatgcacGGATAGTCAGTCGAAAGACTGGCTGAAGACTGTGGTGCCCACCCTGGTACCCTGggaaggggcctcccttatccGAGTGtataaggaagcgctccaaaAGCTAATTAGGGTTacggcctttctcccgggaaaacccgtggGAGCGGCTGTGGCCCTTGAGAGGCTCGGACTGCAGAACCGGACCCTCTCCACTGGTAAGTGGAGAGTCTGGGACTGCTGAAACGGGTATGAAGGACTCAACCTAGTGTTGGGTGTGGACCCTAAGTCCCTAGAGGTCCTGAAGGGTCTGGGGATGGCCCCcttctactgcctcggccgggctTGTTTAtacgagacccagcggagagcggcGGGTGGAAAGGCGCCCCAGGCACAACGGGACTCTGGGAAAGCGGTCACTGACCAAAGTGGGTCAGGGACTGCAGGTGGTGGGGGTGGGCGGGAGGGAGCGTCAACTGGACCAGAGGGTCCGGAGGGTGCCCCTGTAACTGCCGGGGAAGGCGGCCGCGAGGGTGGGGCGCAGGAGAGCGAGGAAGGCTccctcttacagagggaccccGTCGCTGTTGTACGACCTCCGCTGTGCGGACGTACCAAGGGCCGTAGAggaaggccgcctctggtgagGGGGGGCCCAGCGGGAACTGGAAGggggtctcaagggaccctcaactgggccctgccgAGCTCATCTCGCTCGGGGCAGGGAAGGGGGCCTACGGGCGAACCTTCCTAAAGGCCTACCAATGGCCAGGCGGACGAGGGGAGAAGGAGCAGAGGACGAGATGCGGGGAGACGGCTGTCTCactgctagtccactgctcccagattaacttgcagcactgcaaggctgcgactgccctgctgagtcgcagcctCGCGGTAGAGCACAGAGACATATGTCTTAAacaagagccctggcaacacgCAGGCTCGGTTAAAGGCTTATCTGGTggcgaggtggagctattctatgcCCGGGGCGACttgggccccagggcctgcattgctgtcaaaagagcgtgcggagccaGAGGAATGGCtaacttctgccacagagatttggtggcggttgtcgtgagacttcggggggaggaCGACGCGGAGGACATTGTgttctgctcggcttacttcccgTATGACTCGCCTACACCACCACCCACTAGGGAACTGCGTGACttggtgaatcactgcagagccAAAAAGCTGCCTCTCATCATAGGGTGCGACGCAAAtgcgcagaacgtggtgtggggcagtgaaagatgtaatgacaggggcactgctctcctggaatttatggcagacgtggacctGGAGATCCTAAATAGGGGCTCGAGGCCTACGTTTGTCACGTCTCGCTGTCAGTGTATCATagacgtaaccatgtgcagCCGCCGGCTGGCGGggcgatgcagggactggagAGTGGACCCGGAGGACACACTCTCCGACCATTGACGCATTAGATTGAGCATTAAGGGCTGTGCCAAACTAcagcaggaccgcctgcgcagaaacccaaCGGCCACCGACTGGGATTCCTTTgagaggaacctggaggaaaggctcaGGGTAGGACGCGTAAGGCCCTGCAGGAGGgacaggttggaggacgaggtggagagaatccacgttgccctaaccGACTCCTTCCAGATGGCATGCCCGGCTAAACGATGCAGACAAGGAAAcaaagtgccttggtggagtCGCGAgctggacaggctgagaagccagcCCAGGAAACTCGGGAATCGAGCGCACAAAGCAAAGAGagccgaagactggactctgtacagaaatgtgcagagggagtacaagaggctcataaaacaatcaaaggagctcacctggagaacatactgtgaggaactggaggcgctttcaAGCATCTCCAGGCGTCGCAGggtcttctcggggggccctgCACAAaggctgggtggaatcacgctgacaagcggagagaccatcacagagCCGCGAaaggtccttgagcatctggttcgcgcgcacTTTCCGGACTCTATTATAGAGCACCCAGGAGAGTGCCCTGAGACAGACTGGAcgcgaacaggaagcggcgcacccgactgggagctagccgcaaaaatagtaacgctggacaggctgcaatgggcggtgaactccttcgaaatgtacaagagtcgGGGTCCGGATGGAatacatccggccctcttgcgaagagggggtCCATTGCTGctgcgcagactgataccCGTATTTAGGGCCTGTCTAGCACTGGGCCATGTGCCcggcaggtggcgggaagtcagggttgtctttatccccaaaccgggtaaatgcagctatGACAAtgcgaaagcctacagaccaATCAGTCTAAGCTCCTTCCTGttgaagacgctggaaaggctggtcgacaggcacattaaggagggggcactgaaGTCTAGCCAGATTTGCtcctcacaacatgcttaccaagctggcagatctACTGAGACTGCGCTGTACCACTTGGTAGACACAATAGAAAATGCAAAGGAGAGAggggaggacacccttggtgtctttatagacatcgaaggggccttcgaGAACACCTCCTTTGATACGATGGAGAGAGCGGCGGCATCTTTTGGGATTGAGGAGTCGGTCACCAAATGGATAGCCGTCATGCTCGGAACtagagttgtccactccacccttggggacagtgCGGTAAGGGCTGTGACGgggaggggctgcccgcaggggggggtAACTCCCTgctgctatggctcctcgttatcgacggcctcctcactggactcgaggagctgggggtaaggacagtcccatatgcagatgatgtggcactgctggtaactagcaggaacGCGAGCACGTTACATAGCAAAATGCAGAAAGCGCTGAATTATATTCAgcagtggtgcacatcgaagggcctgagggtaaacccaggcaagacggagatggtgcacttcacaAGCAAAAGGAGGGGTGCCGTCAAACCCCCCTCCATTTACAACACAGAACTGAAATTCTCTGGGGAagtcaaatacctaggtatccggctcgacaagaagctcagctggaaaaagcatatCGCCGTGCAAACCAATAAGGTGAGTATGACATACTGGGCATGCAGGCCAATGTtcggaagcacatggggtctaaggccgagGATGGTCAAATGGATGTACACGGCCATAATGACCCTACAGCTTACACACGCAGCCGTAGTGTGGTGGTCGGCCTTGAATAAGGCCTGCCccaggaaagcggtggacagagtaggcaggcttgcgatgctgggcataacaggggcccttCGAACGACCCCGAGCTCAGCATTGGAGGCCCTGCTTTTCATGCAACCGccacacctaattataagggaTGAGGCGACACAAGCGGCTGCAAGACTGCGGCTGGAGGGAATGTGGAAGGGAGCCAGGAATCggcatgctagtgtcctccgcacagacagagagctggaagggctactgtcgcgcggtgctgacgcctgcagacccaGATGGCACTTTCACAGGAACTTCTCTGTCAACCTTAGATAGGGCGAAtccccgtcaggaaaggacGCGGACTGGACGCCGCCCCAGGGGTTAGTCTGTTATACAGATGGATCTGGGGTGAGCGGACGAGCGGGGGTCTGGTCtgaggggcccgcaatagcgaaGGCCATCGGGCTGCACTCgcacgcaaccgtgctccagacaGAGCTGGCTGCCCAGAGGacctgcgccaggatgatcctggagagaggggacaagggtaagaagatcttcatctactcagacaGCAGACGCGCGCTGAGGGCAATACTCAAATATTAGTGTTGTTCAAAACTAGTGGGTGAATGCGtagagctgatggaggaaattgccaTCAACAATCGGCTAGAGGTGGCTtggattccgggccacgctggcatcagAGGCAATGagaaagccgatgagctagctAAGAATGGAAGGGCCTCTCAGGGGGAAGTGGAGGgcgtaggcgtgcacaccgacTTTGTGAAGGACTTGGTCAAGAAGCGTGGGGACAGGAGGATTGTGGTTAGGTGGGGCTCGGAAACGGGCGCCAGACACACGAAATCCCTCTTGGAAAGACCCACTAGGAAGATTGCAGAAGCTTTGTTAGGCCTGAACAGAGCTAAGCTCCGATctatagtggggcttatcactggacactggcccctggctctgtattTATCGAGGATAGGCAaagggactgaccccctatgcaaaagatgcgggttgacggaggaggatcctcttcacctatgcacaagatgcagcgggctCGATGAAGTCAGATGGGACGTTTTTGGGTCTGCATGCATAGATATacatgtcgacagggacggtatCAAGGGGACTCTATGAGTTAGCGcgtagggcacagatacttgagaccagcgactagacggctgcctagaggcagggtgtaaaatgacCGGAAGGCTGATTACACCTCTAGACTTATGAGGGCCGTCTAACGGCAATAAagtcaataaaatcaatatatatatatatataatatagatTAATATAGCATAATagattgatttttgaaaaaagatTACACTGCTAGTAATATATTGTTTAAACTAACTATATGGACAGTTGAATCTGAAATTGATTGCGAATTTTTaacatggaaaattcaagtGAAATTATAACTGAATTTGCAACATATATCTGACAGTGTATACCctatttcaggaaaaattgattctaGGTTTAAGAATACACAatcaattaagaaaaaaactcGTATCAAAGTACGAATGAATTAGTGATCTcgtaaaaatgacaaaatactAGTAATTACCAATATTACAACATAAACCATAGAAAAGTACAAATAAAAGAACAATGAAGACCCATTTCGATCCGttaaaattctatataactcaTTCGTACGGAAatacgaataaataaattaataacaacTGAATCGCACAATTCCTTGCAGAGTTTATCGATATTGTCGCTTACTAATTGTTTTTCCTCTTCGGCAGCACTTCTACAGCTTTCCTTGGTACATTGTTCGAGCGCAGGGCCTATTTCTCTCTCATACCGTTTGGATAAATCAGTCGAAATTGTTGGTACATTCATACACGCGAGTAAATTATTCAGAGCCGGACATCCCATTCCAGCATGGAGAGTACCTGGGAAAGTAAATTTTTGATGAGATTTCCAGGTATTCTGAGATAAAAATGATCATAAAAAGGTTGATCACTTACCCAAAACTGCTTTGGTATTGACATCAGCGTGCTGATGAGAATTGTCAgtattatgtatttttccagTGGGTACAATTGTCACTTTGTCGCACTTCTTGCATTCGATGGTGAAGATAGAGTTTAATCCCATTCGCTTTTCACTCTTCATATCTGACTGCCTGGGGAAAGATGATACAACAGACGATGCACGGGGCAGGAAATGGAGAATGGCTGGAGATGCTGAGAACGAACACAGAGGAAAAAAGGTGGCTGGAAAGAATGAATCAAATTACGGAGATCTGTAAACAGCAGGACATACAGACAGATTGGGAGAACGTGGAACGATCGAGCTTCTGCAACTACTATCGCGAGATTAAAGGGGACACAGAATTACAAAGCTACTGGAGAGATAATAAACTAAAGGTATGGCAAAAGACAGGGTGGGCAAGATGTAGATGTGGCAATGTAACGAGAGAGGGGAAGAAAGGATTCGTAGATCAACCATGCAGAGGTTGTTGGAAGGAAAGGGAAACACTCGAACATGTAACAGTCTGTAAAAGGATTGAGGGGAGAATGGGGGAGGAAAGTTGCAATTGGTGGAAAAACTGGGGGAAAGAAAAAGAGGACGAAATCAGACTGGAAGCGTTGTTGGACATCCTGAAGAACAATCCGTCTGGAGCATGGCTGTACAAGGCTGATGGAAATCGAGAAGAGACTGATCGAACGAGAAAAAGAAAGGAGTGAGTGCCAGGAGGAACAACTGAGAAGACTGAAATTTAAAGATTAAAAAAGAACTGGGGAGAGGGGGGCCGCGGGCAATACTCATTAAAATATTATGTTGTGTTAAAAGGGTATAGGACCGAAATATTGTACGATACTATGATAAAGCAGAAATCACCTCAAAGAGTCATATGACAATACCAATATTACaatttaagaaaattttatataGTGTAAGTATGGAGTAAGAGAGGGGGAGGTGTAAAACTGTACTGTAACAccaaagaaaatatatatatatagtagGGTGGCCCATGAAAAGTGTAGTTTAAATATCTGCATTTACAGTGTTCTATTCTGATAGGGTAGCTTATAAAACatttatgtgaattttttcaaaattttttaaatgtttttaacCACCGCAAACGCTATTCAAAGTTTGAAGAAAATGTTTGACCTACTGGCAGTTTGCAGTCACTAAGTTTGATGACAAGTCAAATTACTTTATGGCGGTTCTCGCTAGGTATGTCATAAAAGTGTTCAGTCGGTGCACGGGACATCTTCCAGGTACCCCAAAAAAACCTTTGCCTATCCATTCCACTGAATTTTCGACAAACATAAGGTAAAGCTATGTAAAACGAGCcctgtggaattttttcttgaacgtTAGTGACGGATTCACttaataatgaattgaaataacaattttttccaaatggaAAATACATTCGTCTTTTtttgactcaatttttttaatagtatttttttatgaattatttcatattaAAGGCTGGCAACCGATtgacaaatacgaaaaaatatcaatattgtATTTCAGAGGAAGTTTCATTGCAATTTGCATAACGATTTTGGTTTTTTATGTCTTTCACCTAGAACATTGGGCTCAACTGATCAGAAACTCTCATTTACCGTATatcatgaaatatttcccCGATAGAGTGACAAAACTTTGTAATTAtcgatatttattgaaatttcataagGATTGAAATATAGTAAGCTTACTTCAAATGAAGCTATTCCTACGAATCAAATTTCATTAGATTCGTCATGATATGAAGCATTCCACTAtgtaaatttttaatcgaaat
This genomic stretch from Diachasmimorpha longicaudata isolate KC_UGA_2023 chromosome 6, iyDiaLong2, whole genome shotgun sequence harbors:
- the LOC135163454 gene encoding uncharacterized protein LOC135163454 codes for the protein MVWSQMKRYYDKNIGRNNDYSHKMAETIWAEALACVSVEQWENYCRYTGTRILEDYAREVSDDCNREAYQIQIVCDEDDDDNGDDDGEDGADADNFTGMQVTVDLDSRIYNSASLEMNLGSVRRSLLTAFESEMLADPPQSDEDMVAGIQMETDSADHSVLPAIPPSDSTNCSPRSLDYESQKVNEVGMECSRPSRAITDSVLVRIPDPEKDRRPHWSSLMDRKGVVELATSMNGVLLHQSARFHQAHERFPVERRNSQWTPNAVVAIAVLLGSQVNVTRDLLDQILIDGDRLYVDSRTERSIVYQPLSPEDLQNRFTACGHAFTIGVYLNSQGFLSSETTLHEISEIDNNNHFPRSARKGAARLFRCLSANDLAQLLLTQNYARRNGWQMYRIKIENR
- the LOC135163636 gene encoding uncharacterized protein LOC135163636, whose product is MKSEKRMGLNSIFTIECKKCDKVTIVPTGKIHNTDNSHQHADVNTKAVLGTLHAGMGCPALNNLLACMNVPTISTDLSKRYEREIGPALEQCTKESCRSAAEEEKQLEIFQRSPLN